A genomic segment from Nicotiana tabacum cultivar K326 chromosome 7, ASM71507v2, whole genome shotgun sequence encodes:
- the LOC107799911 gene encoding long chain acyl-CoA synthetase 6, peroxisomal, with the protein MESSAERRLKAIQNHLVPVIDDRSLSFIRSNPTAGEFVQGQGFSVVLPEKLQTGKWNVYRSARSPLKLITRFPDHPEIATLHDNFEHAVQTYQDYKYLGTRIRVDGTIGDYKWMTYGEAGTARTAIGSGLHYYGLQPGARVGLYFINRPEWLIVDHACSAYSYSSVPLYDTLGPDAVKYIVNHADVQAIFCVPGTLNTLLTFLSEIPSVRLIVVVGGIDEHLPSLPSTTGMKLLSYTRLLSQGRSSMQPFCPPKPEDIATICYTSGTTGTPKGVVLSHANLIASVAGMTLSIKFYPSDIYISYLPLAHIYERANQITSAYYGVAVGFYQGDNLKLMDDLAALRPTIFSSVPRLYNRIYAGITNAVQTSGVLKQRLFNAAYNSKKQAVMNGRKPSPMWDRLVFNKIKDKLGGRVRLMTSGASPLSPDVMEFLRVCFGCLVMEGYGMTETSCVISSMDDSDLLTGHVGSPNPACEIKLVDVPEMSYTSEDQPHPRGEICVRGPIIFEGYYKDEVQTREVIDEDGWLHTGDIGLWLPGGRLKIIDRKKNIFKLAQGEYIAPEKIENVYAKCKFVAQCFVYGDSFNSSLVAVVCVEPDVFKEWASSEGIKYESLGQLCNDPRAKAAVLAEMDAVGREAQLRGFEFAKAVTLVIEPFTIENGLLTPTFKVKRPQAKAYFAKAISDMYNELSTSDPAAQKSL; encoded by the exons GTCAGGGTTTCAGCGTAGTTCTTCCTGAAAAATTGCAGACAGGAAAATGGAATGTGTACAG ATCTGCACGATCTCCTCTGAAGCTTATTACTAGATTTCCTGATCATCCTGAAATTGCTACACTACATGATAACTTTGA ACATGCAGTTCAAACCTATCAGGATTACAAATACTTGGGTACACGTATTCGGGTAGATGGAACTATTGGAGA CTACAAATGGATGACATATGGAGAGGCAGGGACTGCTCGGACTGCAATTGGTTCTGGACTTCACTATTATGGATTGCAACCG GGTGCTCGCGTGGGACTTTATTTCATAAATAGGCCTGAGTGGCTGATCGTAGACCATGCCTGCTCAGCGTATTCATATTCTTCAGTCCCACTATATGACACTCTTG GTCCTGATGCTGTTAAATATATTGTCAATCATGCTGATGTACAGGCCATTTTTTGTGTGCCTGGTACCTTGAACACG TTGTTGACCTTTTTATCGGAGATTCCTTCTGTACGTTTGATTGTG GTAGTGGGTGGGATAGATGAACATCTGCCATCTCTTCCATCTACAACGGGAATGAAGCTCTTATCATATACAAGGCTGCTGAGTCAG GGCCGCAGCAGTATGCAACCCTTTTGCCCTCCCAAGCCTGAAGACATTGCTACCATATGCTATACAAGTGGTACTACGGGTACACCAAAG GGTGTCGTACTATCCCATGCGAACCTGATAGCAAGTGTTGCGGGCATGACCCTTTCCATCAAGTTTTATCCTTCTGACAT ATACATATCCTATCTTCCTCTCGCGCACATCTATGAACGTGCCAACCAAATTACATCGGCATATTATGGTGTTGCTGTTGGCTTCTACCAAGGG GACAATCTGAAATTGATGGATGATTTGGCGGCACTTAGACCTACAATATTTAGCAGTGTTCCTCGTCTGTACAACAGGATATATGCTGG GATCACAAATGCTGTACAAACTTCTGGCGTTCTGAAGCAGAGACTGTTCAATGCTGCCTACAACTCTAAGAAGCAAGCTGTCATGAATG GTAGAAAACCATCACCAATGTGGGATAGATTGGTATTCAACAAAATAAAGGACAAACTGGGGGGGCGAGTTCGTCTTATGACCTCAGGTGCTTCACCATTGTCGCCAGACGTGATGGAGTTCTTGAGAGT ATGTTTTGGCTGTCTAGTAATGGAAGGGTATGGCATGACTGAGACTTCATGTGTCATAAGCTCAATGGACGATAGTGATCTCTTAACTGGTCATGTTGGTTCACCAAATCCTGCGTGTG AGATAAAACTCGTGGATGTTCCGGAAATGAGTTACACATCAGAAGATCAGCCTCATCCTCGTGGAGAGATTTGTGTTAGAGGTCCTATTATTTTTGAAGGCTATTACAAAGATGAAGTGCAGAC GAGGGAGGTAATTGATGAAGACGGGTGGCTGCATACTGGTGATATTGGATTATGGTTACCTGGAGGCCGCTTGAAGATTATTGATAG GAAGAAGAATATCTTCAAGTTGGCACAAGGTGAATACATAGCTCCTGAGAAAATTGAGAATGTTTATGCCAAATGCAAATTTGTTGCACAGTGCTTTGTCTATG GTGATAGCTTTAATTCCTCTTTAGTAGCAGTGGTTTGTGTAGAGCCAGATGTCTTTAAGGAATGGGCATCATCTGAGGGAATCAAG TATGAAAGTTTGGGACAACTGTGTAATGATCCAAGAGCGAAGGCTGCAGTTCTTGCTGAGATGGATGCTGTCGGAAGGGAAGCGCAG TTGAGAGGTTTCGAATTTGCAAAAGCTGTAACATTGGTTATCGAGCCTTTCACGATCGAAAATGGTCTGCTCACTCCCACATTCAAG GTGAAGAGACCGCAGGCAAAGGCTTATTTTGCCAAAGCAATATCTGATATGTATAATGAGCTTTCTACATCAGATCCAGCAGCCCAGAAATCGCTATGA
- the LOC107799909 gene encoding ascorbate-specific transmembrane electron transporter 1-like, giving the protein MVEKGNSRSRGSYRTAGVPVSTLLTFFAHLLFIAITTLLLVWLLQFRDGLSFTSTKLFNLHPFFMIIGFVLISGEAIMAFTTIPAKRRTRKYFHMFLHSIGLGSSIVGLFAIFKFQHDTGKSNLLTLHSWIGISTVSLYALLYIVSLLVFFFPGAQNWRRARLAPWHVLYGIAVFFMGIVSAETGLIQKFIALGLQKGQEALIVNFTGLLLLLFGISIGLVVLLPVSYY; this is encoded by the exons ATGGTGGAGAAAGGAAATAGTAGGAGCCGTGGAAGCTACAGAACGGCGGGGGTGCCAGTGTCGACGCTGCTGACCTTCTTCGCACATTTGCTGTTCATAGCAATCACAACTCTGTTGTTGGTCTGGCTGCTTCAGTTCAGAGATGGACTTTCTTTCACTTCAACCAAACTTTTCAAT CTACATCCATTCTTTATGATCATTGGATTTGTCCTAATTTCCGGAGAAG CTATAATGGCATTTACCACAATCCCAGCAAAAAGGAGGACAAGAAAATACTTCCACATGTTTCTGCATTCCATAGGTCTTGGTTCTAGCATTGTTGGTCTCTTTGCAATTTTCAAGTTTCAACATGATACTGGAAAATCTAACCTCCTTACTTTGCATTCCTGGATTGGCATTTCCACCGTTAGCTTATATGCCTTGCTG TACATTGTTTCCTTGTTGGTATTCTTCTTCCCCGGGGCGCAAAACTGGAGAAGGGCTAGATTAGCTCCATGGCATGTTCTCTATGGAATAGCCGTCTTCTTCATGGGAATAGTAAGTGCAGAGACAGGCTTAATTCAGAAATTCATAGCCTTAGGACTTCAAAAGGGACAAGAAGCACTCATTGTCAATTTTACTGGCTTATTACTTCTTCTATTTGGGATCTCTATTGGCCTTGTTGTTCTTCTCCCTGTTTCATATTATTAG